The window CAGAGACTCCTTTTGACGTCTCCTAGTGGGTGGTCAGTGGAAAGTTTTACCAGCTTTTCTCATGTTTAGTTACATTTTTACTTGGATTACGTATTATagtatttttgtttggatttctcACTTGAACTACTCACAGAAGACCGTGCAACTGGCGGTAATCGGAAGTACTACCTACACCCCAGCCTGAGGATGCTAGAAGGTTCCTGCGTTGCTGGAAGTGTCATATTCTGTGGGACTGTCACTATGACCTTTACACAGTCATTATAATGGTACCAGGGCAAATTTCTGCCAGTATAGGAAGCCAAACATCATTTTCCAGATTTATCTAGGAGAGTTACATTTTTAATCCTCTGTCCAGGCATTTGTGCCCTTCTGCCAAGAGTCCCGTAGTAAACTACAGGTACCTGAATGGGAATACAAACACgctacatttattttacattcatGTAATTAACAGCTTTACAGTACTTCCAGAAGGTCAAAAATGCAGATGGGTAAACTGAAGTTTAGGAAAGATTTGGTGAAGATAATACAGCTGGTTAGCACAGAGGGAGGATTAGCAACCAGATCCCCCAGCGCCACTCGTCATCCCCAGATCTCTCTCTGGTTCTATTTCTCCTGCCAGAATTAGCTCTAGAATTTCTGCATGCTTAGGAAAATCAACAAAGGTTTGCTTATCACACTGCAACATTCCCTCACCAGAAAAGCTTAAAACTGTGCTTACCCTTAGCATTTTGCTGCTTTGGAATGACTAGGACTtgtttctctctgcagagcagacacAGTGCTTTAATCCTGTAAACTTCTAGGCAGTAATGatagaataaaataatcatTGCATGGTTGTATTTGTAGTTGGTAAATGACCCCCATCTGCATGCAGTACATAAAGCATTTGAGCTTCTTCTACATCAAATATGCTACACGAGTGGAAGAGAGATTAGGACCTGAGGTGTATTTGGCCAGTTTACTTTTCCACAAGCATTCTTTGTACATccatctgttttttaaaagaacataaACCACGAACTTGTGGAAAACTCAGCTAAATGCACCATCAAGATGAGATTGTGGTccttgttctttatttttccactgGGCTGAGAGAGGCAAAAAGAGGTCAAATGACTTCCTCAAGGTCAGAGACCATCAGTGAGTCATAAAGGAGGGACTGTTTGCCTTACAACCCTGCATTCATTCCGCAAGGCTCTATGCTGCTGGTAGGCTTTTGTCTTTGCCTACCCCAGCAGTTTCTGGGAGCCTCGGccatgctgctgctcttgccTCTGGTGACATTCATCAGAACGACTTGTGGTAAAACGATGGGGTATTGGCAGGCCCATGCAAGGACGCAGGAGCACAGATGTGAAGGGCAGTCCCTTTAAGGCAAAACTCTCGGAGCTTAAAATGAAGCCCAGCTAGCAGCTTAGTGAAAGAAACATGAGCAGCTCTGCCAATGGCAAGTTCTGAAAATCCTTGGCTGActtaaaatagtaattttttttaaatggcaagAACTTAAAACCCAGCAGATCTGGGATCCTTTGAAATGGGCTAAATATTTTAGGCTGCGGGTGTGCCACACAGCTCTACAACAGCAGACCTTGGAAAATACACCAAATACTGGGGGGCTTTTAATAAATATGAGAGCCTGCCCACACCATCTTACAGTAGAATTGCCTGTTGAAGGTTGTCTACAAAACAAGTGGACCTAAACAAGAATCTGTGTGCACATCTCTGCCTAAATCTACCTTCAGCAGGCAATGACAGGCACTGACAACCATTTAGTATTTGCACACGTGTGCCTACTCATGCAATTggtcagatttaaaaaaaaccaaatgaaCAACCCCAGCTTTTACCCATGAGATCACACAAAATCTCCTCTGGGTGTATTTCTCACCTATGTGCATATTTACCTGTAGTTGATGCTCTCCTCTGACTCTCATGCTGCATCCAAACAagtcagtgtgtgtgtgcatctgtaGCTGTGATGCAAAGCATCTCTGACAGGTGGATGTGTGGTGCCCACATGAAAAACGACAGTGCGAAAGCAAGGTGGGCTTCTCAAATGCCAGCCTTAGAGAGTAAGCGGAGGTGCTAAAAGAACTTGATAATAAGGACACTCAGATGACAGCTGGTAATGCTACCGGCTATACTTCAGAGCTAAGTGAAAAGCTGCCTTCTCCAGAGTTAACATGTACTGCTGTTATACTTTCTGCACtacacagatttatttattttagaaacagCTCTCGgcacccagcagctctcagaagCAAAACTCCCTGCATCTCCTCTGTTCCCCATGTCAAGTAACACTGACTTCAGCTGTAACAGTACATGCTGGTGCCTCTGCTAGAGCCCACTGTGTAAAAAACCTGGTGTCTTCTGCTGCATCACACTTAGAAAATGAAGTCCATTGCTGCATGTCTTAAAGCTGCTATTCATGCTATATAAGAAATATATACTAATTATTGTTACACTTCAGGGGAAACTGCCTCTCCTATGTTCCTTTCTCTTTCAACATGAATTCACTGATCCTTTTGCTAGAATGGGAGCTCTGTGACTGGGCTAGGAGGAAAAACACTGCAATTCCAGTTTAACTGCACACTCCCCTCTCCAGCATGCAgagcatttctttaaaattgctTGCAGATAGCTCAGCAGACACACACGAAGCTATGCATTTCTGAGACAAATGctgttctctgctctgtgcatgCCATCTACTGAAAACATGTGACAACCGCCTGTGCAAAATGACAGCTTGACCTGCTGTGAGGTTATCCCAGGAAAAGCACTGCTTGTAAGTCCAGGGTTAATTATACTCACCTCCTCCTGTGTTCATACTGGttaaatttaggaaaaaatctgtTCATATCTAGGATAAAGATGGGGAATGTTTCTCACACCAATTGCTACTGCTGATGAGATCAAATACAACTAACAGTGACAAAAATTCCTtgcaaaaacatgaaaatgtataaaaatgagcTGGACAATGACACAGGACAACTCCAACAGCAGGAATCAAAACATTTCTAGCAAGTGGAACTTGCGTACTGGCAGAAAGTGCCTCAGAAGCAAATTCCATTCCTTCCTTTTAATTTATCTTCTACCTACCATGTCTCATTTGTATCTAGCAGAGATAGTGCCTGTGAGCCCTTTTTCAAGCCCAGGAACTCACTAAGCTATATTGTTCAGAGTATTATGGGCTCCTTGTGTAACCCTGCCAATCTAAATGATCCTTGCCAAATACAATGGATTTTAATAAACCTGTGAACAGAAATTTATAGAGAGACAAAATTACATCTGTGCAATTATGGTATCGCTCTGAAATCTTACGTGCCTCTCCACCTACGAGATTTCAATAGGCTTTCGAAGGAAGAGTATTTGGAAACATGATGAAAAGGAGCTAAACTGTGCTCCCCATTACATCCCCAAAGGCATGCTGAATGTAAGAGATTGGCATTCATTATGACGAGAGGATGCTGGCTTGGTGTTTCAAATTATTCACTTTACACTGTATCTTTTCTAGCACTAGAGAACAGGAAACAAAGCTAACCAACTCTGTCTAGAAAGCCAAAAGCTAATGTCCTGATTTGCGCCATTTTTTACTCCCCAGGATACAAAGGGTGATGAGTGACCCTTTATCCttctggaaaacagcagagcttttttaatgctgttattTTGTGTATCTCGTCCAAGTTTTGAATGCTCTCTTCCCCATATGTACCTAGGCACAAGTTTCTGTTGTAGAGATGCTTTCAGgcttagaaagagaaaaacatgtGCTGCTGAGGACCAAAAATAACATCTGATCCTGCACTTGTTTGGATAAAGCTTCTTGAAGTCAACAGGAGTTCCGTTTCTGTAAGGACTTCAGAATCTCTCTACAAAGTAGTTAACCCCCCCACCACTCCTCTCCATCTTCCTGCAGCACTTCTAAACAGATGGCAGGGAGCAAAGGGAGGCATGATCAAATGTCTACTGACCACAGTGATGACGGGAAGCTAGCAAAAAGCCAGGACTGAATTGGCTTTCAACTTTAAGTGCTAAGAAgccaaaaaaatctttttatatcTGATATAACTATTTGGAGGTATTGCAGTTGCGCCCAAACCCTTCCCCTTCCTTACATCAAATGTGGTAGGAGTCCGTCTCTCTGTAATACCATTGATTACAGGCTCCAGAGCCGGAGCTGTGGCGAAGGGACTGAAGGACATCTCGGGCTGAGGGTACAGCGCAGCAGGCGATTTTGGCCATTTCACGAGCCACGATTTCTGTCAGCCCGAGCGCCCCACGCACGCACCGCCGCCCTGCCACCTGTCTCCCGGGGGAGGAGGGCACGGATCCATCGGGGGCGGATGGAGCCGCCCGGGTGAAGGGCTGGGGGTCGCAGGCGAGCCCGGGCGCCCCCTCCCCAGCGCTGTCCGGGGCAGCACGGCTGTGCCCAGCGGGAGCGCGAACGCGAAAATGGAAGCCAGCGGAAGGGAAGGAGATGCGGcgagcggagcggggcggcaGCGCTGCTCTGCggagggggagggaggtgtGCGCGGCGCAGGTGGGGACCCGCCGCCCCCCACCCGCGGCCCCGCTGACCTGCCAGGCTGTTGTAGCAGTCGACTTCGATGGCCTCCACCGCCTGCCGCTGCTCCTCGCTCAGCCccgccgcggcggcggcggcgggagggcgctgcccggccggctcctggctcagcagcagcagcagcgccttcagctccagcagggcgCGGTGGTACTTGCCGATGGCCTCCCGGAATTTCTTGTCCTTGTAGCACTGCGCCCCTTCGCTCTTGAAATCCAGCGCCCGTCCGATAAGCTCGCCCGGCTcggcgctgcccgccgccgccgcccgcggctGGGCACCgccggcggggccgtgcccatcgcccgccccgcggccgccggcgTTCAGCTTGCCCGCCGCCGGGCTCGCCCTCTCCATGGCCGCGGCGCCGCCCGGCTCCCGCGCCGCCCTACGCGGGCGATGCCGCGgcgcccgccgccgcgctcccggccTTGcccccgcgccgctccgcgGCTCCGCCGCTCGCTCCCATCCTCCGGCGGCCGCCGCTCCTCCTCCCtcgccccgccgcccgcggggcgcccgcctccgcccgcccccgccgcccgccgcgggcACCGCCACCCCCCGCTCCGCTGCGACCCCCGCCCGGCGcagcgcggggcggcgggggcgagTCCCGGGCGTGGGGATGCGCCGGCTCCGCTCCCCGCTCACCGCGCCGGCCCGGCAAGGGGCGAGCGTACGCCGGGACCCTCGGCTCCCCGGACTGGCCGAGCCCACAGACCCCCCGCCCGCCGTCCTGCTCTCCCTGAGATTgggctccctccagcccccaCAGCCGGGTCCCTTCTGCTCCCCTGTGCCTTGCCCTCCCGTACCTGAGGGTCTCACCTCCCTGTCTGCGGGCTGGGATTCCACCTCCTCCATTCCCCTCCTCACCTCAGGTTCCCGGCTCCATCTCCTCTCCCAGATCCCATTAATGGCCATCCACCATGAACACCTGTTCATGGTCCCTGAAGTCTTTTGGTGTGTGTACTCCATATCACTGGGCAAACAAGTGCCAGACCATGACATCTCCTGTGTCCTCTGCACCAGGGCAGCAGAAGCTAAGGCCCGGT is drawn from Prinia subflava isolate CZ2003 ecotype Zambia chromosome 5, Cam_Psub_1.2, whole genome shotgun sequence and contains these coding sequences:
- the TTC9 gene encoding tetratricopeptide repeat protein 9A, whose product is MERASPAAGKLNAGGRGAGDGHGPAGGAQPRAAAAGSAEPGELIGRALDFKSEGAQCYKDKKFREAIGKYHRALLELKALLLLLSQEPAGQRPPAAAAAAGLSEEQRQAVEAIEVDCYNSLAACLLQAELVNYERVKEYCLKVLQKEGENFKALYRSGVAFYHLGDYNKALYYLKEARSRQPTDTNVIRYIQLTEMKLSRCSQREKETL